A genome region from Hevea brasiliensis isolate MT/VB/25A 57/8 chromosome 7, ASM3005281v1, whole genome shotgun sequence includes the following:
- the LOC110638801 gene encoding F-box protein At3g07870-like, protein MESLPREIMLNILSRLPTPSLLNAKLVNRSWQNLAEDPILIDLHFTHMATNNTNPCLILHGDHPIQNQLYALYFYPNNSNVGLVKRISLPPIPDFDIAASCNGWLCLSNSSRNTFHLYNPFTSDFLELPNKSTHQNEDVCTVLGFGIQAETKEYKVLKISHSTENVRGRRICGYPQSKAEILTVGSPTWRSLGQISYNLVQSPAQIMVNGKLHWVNSPFIHPQGNNRLISFDLADEKFRMVPNPDSAGFERHGYHRLNLVTIGGCLSVVLNINYGSFEIWVMKEYGVRQSWTKEFNISSDLPRELEEEEVDPACKISRMYRRSFTRVICSVKNGEILLQYKCRALLSYDPRQGTFKDIKIPGMPNMFEAVAHDGNLNGIDSLLIGM, encoded by the coding sequence ATGGAGAGTCTTCCACGTGAGATCATGCTCAACATACTTTCTAGACTACCTACACCATCTTTACTCAATGCTAAGCTTGTAAACCGATCATGGCAGAACTTAGCTGAAGACCCAATTCTTATTGATCTCCATTTCACCCATATGGCTACAAATAATACTAATCCATGTCTTATCTTACATGGTGACCATCCTATTCAAAACCAGCTCTATGCTTTGTACTTTTATCCTAACAACAGCAATGTTGGGTTGGTGAAAAGAATTTCTCTACCTCCAATACCTGATTTTGACATCGCAGCCTCTTGCAATGGTTGGTTATGCTTATCTAATTCTTCACGGAATACATTCCATTTGTACAATCCTTTCACCAGTGACTTCTTGGAGTTGCCTAATAAGTCCACTCATCAGAATGAAGATGTCTGCACAGTACTTGGATTTGGGATCCAGGCAGAGACAAAGGAGTATAAAGTTCTGAAGATTTCCCATAGCACAGAGAATGTTAGAGGCCGTAGGATTTGTGGATACCCACAATCAAAAGCTGAAATTTTGACTGTGGGCAGCCCAACTTGGAGGAGCTTAGGACAGATATCTTATAATCTCGTTCAGTCTCCAGCACAGATTATGGTTAATGGGAAACTTCATTGGGTTAATTCGCCATTCATCCATCCCCAAGGTAATAACAGACTCATCTCTTTTGACTTGGCAGATGAGAAATTTCGAATGGTTCCAAATCCAGATTCTGCTGGCTTTGAAAGGCATGGTTACCACAGACTCAACTTGGTAACTATAGGAGGATGCCTTTCTGTAGTTCTGAATATCAATTATGGGTCATTTGAGATTTGGGTAATGAAGGAATATGGAGTGAGGCAATCTTGGACCAAAGAATTCAATATTAGTAGTGACTTGCCTAGAGAattggaagaagaagaagttgaTCCTGCCTGTAAAATTTCAAGAATGTATAGAAGGTCATTTACTAGAGTTATATGTAGTGTGAAAAATGGTGAAATATTGCTGCAATACAAATGTAGAGCTTTGCTTTCTTATGATCCAAGGCAGGGGACATTTAAGGATATTAAAATTCCAGGAATGCCAAATATGTTTGAAGCAGTTGCTCATGATGGTAATCTCAATGGGATTGACAGCCTGCTTATtggtatgtaa